Proteins from a single region of Candidatus Zixiibacteriota bacterium:
- a CDS encoding glycosyltransferase family 2 protein — protein sequence MDLSVVIPVYNEEENVEPLIREIHAAVAPLGKRYEIVVVDDGSEDGTFAVLAGLFRCEDHLRIVRLKRNFGQTAALAAGLAHARGAVVVLMDGDGQNDPGDIPLMLAEIDRGNDLVCGWRYERKDPFLSRRLPSMIANGLISRTTDVRLHDYGCTLKAMRAEVARGLRLYGEMHRFIPAIAYERGARIAEVKVNHRPRTRGASKYGIGRTLRVILDLLTVKFLLSYSTRPLHFFGLIGVACGSLGFLFSAYLTVQKLVYGADIGGRPLLLLAVLLVFIGIQFVTLGLLGEMLSRTYHESQDKPVFVVGEILDRGERP from the coding sequence ATGGATCTTTCGGTCGTCATCCCCGTCTACAACGAGGAGGAGAACGTCGAGCCGCTCATTCGGGAGATCCACGCGGCGGTGGCGCCGCTGGGAAAGCGGTACGAGATCGTGGTGGTGGACGACGGCAGCGAGGACGGCACCTTCGCGGTGCTGGCGGGGTTGTTCCGGTGCGAAGACCATCTGCGGATCGTGCGGCTCAAGCGCAACTTCGGGCAGACGGCGGCGCTCGCGGCCGGGCTGGCGCATGCGCGCGGAGCGGTGGTTGTGTTGATGGACGGAGACGGGCAAAATGATCCGGGAGACATTCCTCTCATGCTCGCCGAAATCGATCGGGGAAACGATCTCGTCTGCGGCTGGCGTTACGAACGCAAGGACCCGTTCCTCAGCCGCCGCCTGCCGTCCATGATCGCCAACGGGCTGATCTCGCGCACCACGGACGTCCGGCTGCACGACTACGGCTGCACCCTCAAGGCGATGCGCGCGGAGGTCGCGCGCGGCCTCAGGCTTTACGGGGAGATGCACCGGTTCATCCCGGCGATCGCCTACGAGCGCGGCGCCCGGATCGCCGAGGTCAAGGTCAACCACCGGCCCAGGACGCGGGGCGCTTCCAAATACGGGATCGGCCGCACGCTACGGGTGATCCTCGACCTGCTCACGGTCAAATTCCTGCTCAGCTACTCGACGCGCCCCTTGCACTTTTTCGGGCTGATCGGGGTCGCGTGCGGATCGCTGGGCTTTTTATTTTCCGCCTACCTGACCGTGCAGAAGCTGGTTTACGGCGCGGACATCGGGGGACGCCCGTTGCTGTTGCTCGCCGTACTGCTGGTTTTTATCGGCATCCAGTTCGTTACGCTCGGGTTGCTCGGTGAAATGCTGTCGCGAACGTATCACGAGTCGCAGGACAAGCCGGTGTTCGTCGTCGGCGAGATCCTGGACCGCGGAGAACGCCCATGA
- a CDS encoding PfkB family carbohydrate kinase — translation MSVLVVGTVAFDSVESPFGSAERILGGSASYFALGASLFAPVRMVGVVGRDFPQEYLDLFLRRGIDLEGLRKEDGETFYWRGRYHEDINVRDTLELQLNVLDGFRPKIPERYRDAEYVFLGNIDPVMQLEVLDQLRRVRLVACDTMDHWIRRSPEELRKVLRRVGILVINDSEARLLSGCQNMVRAARAILAMGPEMVLIKRGEYGVLQFSDSSIFATPAYPLEEVFDPTGAGDSFAGGFLGQLARSGDHTQRGIRQAIVYGSVVASFTVEDFGVRRLSGIGLPEVEARYRSFVELTNFHT, via the coding sequence GTGAGCGTACTGGTCGTCGGCACGGTCGCATTCGACTCGGTGGAAAGCCCCTTCGGCTCCGCGGAGCGGATTCTCGGAGGCTCGGCGTCGTATTTCGCGCTCGGCGCGAGCCTGTTCGCCCCCGTGCGCATGGTCGGGGTGGTCGGCCGGGACTTCCCGCAGGAATACCTCGATCTGTTCCTGCGTCGCGGGATCGATCTCGAGGGTCTCAGGAAGGAGGACGGCGAGACTTTTTACTGGCGTGGCCGCTATCACGAGGACATCAACGTCCGCGACACGCTCGAGCTTCAGCTCAACGTTCTCGACGGCTTCCGTCCGAAGATCCCGGAGCGCTACCGCGATGCGGAGTACGTTTTTCTGGGCAACATCGATCCGGTCATGCAGCTGGAGGTCCTCGATCAGCTCCGGCGCGTACGGCTGGTCGCCTGCGACACGATGGACCACTGGATCCGCCGGAGCCCCGAGGAGCTCCGCAAGGTGCTGCGCCGCGTCGGGATCCTCGTGATCAACGACTCGGAAGCGCGCCTGCTGAGCGGCTGCCAGAATATGGTCCGGGCGGCGCGGGCGATCCTCGCGATGGGACCGGAAATGGTCTTGATCAAGCGCGGAGAGTACGGCGTGCTGCAGTTCTCCGATTCCTCGATCTTCGCGACGCCGGCCTATCCGCTCGAGGAGGTTTTCGATCCCACGGGCGCCGGGGATTCCTTCGCCGGGGGGTTCCTGGGGCAGCTCGCGCGCTCCGGCGATCACACCCAGCGCGGCATCCGGCAGGCCATCGTCTACGGCTCGGTGGTCGCCTCGTTCACGGTCGAGGATTTCGGCGTCCGGCGCCTGAGCGGGATCGGCCTTCCGGAGGTCGAAGCGCGGTATCGGAGCTTCGTCGAGCTCACGAATTTTCACACCTGA
- the mtnP gene encoding S-methyl-5'-thioadenosine phosphorylase encodes MAGPVIGVIGGSGLYRMEELRRVREIEVRTPFGRPSDKFLTGRLGDAELVFLPRHGSGHRWLPTEINFRANIFGMKKLGVERIVSVSAVGSLREELRPGDIVVPDQFIDRTTQRPSTFFGRGIVAHVGLADPFCAVLSARLCDAAREAGARVHGGGTYLCMEGPQFSTRAESRLYRSWGADVIGMTNLQEAKLAREAEICFATLALVTDYDCWNEKADDVEIDRVLEVLRQNVELAQKTIRNALPALSGERECPCASSLKEAIITERAKIPAKIRRDLRPIIGKYL; translated from the coding sequence ATGGCGGGACCGGTGATCGGGGTGATCGGAGGCAGCGGCCTGTACCGGATGGAGGAGCTCAGGCGGGTCCGCGAAATCGAGGTGAGGACGCCGTTCGGCAGGCCGTCCGATAAGTTTCTCACGGGCAGGCTCGGGGATGCCGAGCTCGTTTTTCTGCCGAGACACGGGTCCGGCCATCGCTGGCTGCCCACCGAGATCAATTTCCGCGCCAACATCTTCGGCATGAAGAAGCTCGGCGTCGAGCGCATCGTTTCGGTGAGCGCGGTGGGCAGCCTTCGGGAGGAGCTTCGCCCCGGCGACATCGTGGTTCCCGACCAGTTCATCGACCGCACGACACAGCGTCCCAGCACGTTTTTCGGCAGAGGCATCGTAGCCCACGTCGGGCTCGCCGACCCGTTTTGCGCGGTGCTCTCGGCCAGGCTGTGCGACGCGGCGCGGGAGGCGGGAGCGCGCGTTCACGGCGGGGGAACCTACCTCTGCATGGAAGGGCCGCAATTTTCGACCCGCGCCGAATCCCGGCTGTACCGGAGCTGGGGCGCCGACGTGATCGGCATGACGAACCTCCAGGAAGCCAAGCTCGCCCGGGAGGCCGAGATCTGCTTCGCCACGCTCGCCCTGGTGACCGACTACGACTGCTGGAACGAGAAGGCGGACGACGTGGAGATCGACCGGGTTCTGGAGGTCCTGCGCCAGAACGTGGAGCTGGCCCAAAAGACGATCCGCAACGCCCTGCCGGCTCTTTCCGGCGAGCGCGAGTGCCCCTGCGCGTCGTCGCTGAAGGAGGCGATCATTACCGAGCGGGCGAAGATCCCGGCGAAGATTCGCCGCGACCTGCGCCCGATCATCGGGAAGTACCTGTGA
- the ndk gene encoding nucleoside-diphosphate kinase — protein MSVERTLSIIKPDAVSRGLIGEILRRFEAAGLKIVAGKLVRLTAERARAFYAVHRERPFYESLCKYMSSGPVFVSVLEGEDAISRNREIMGATDPAKAAPGTIRRDWGKDVEQNAVHGSDGPETAAAEIAFFFRPDEIFH, from the coding sequence ATGAGCGTGGAGCGAACGCTGTCGATCATCAAGCCGGACGCGGTGAGCCGCGGGCTGATCGGAGAGATTCTCAGGCGCTTCGAGGCCGCCGGCCTGAAAATCGTCGCCGGCAAGCTGGTCAGGCTGACGGCCGAGCGCGCTCGTGCCTTCTACGCGGTCCACCGCGAGCGGCCGTTCTACGAGAGCCTCTGCAAGTACATGTCCTCGGGGCCCGTATTCGTCTCGGTGCTCGAAGGGGAAGACGCGATCTCCAGAAACCGCGAGATCATGGGAGCGACCGATCCGGCGAAGGCGGCGCCGGGAACGATCCGGAGGGACTGGGGAAAGGACGTCGAGCAGAACGCCGTTCACGGCTCCGACGGCCCCGAGACAGCGGCGGCCGAGATCGCGTTTTTCTTCAGGCCCGACGAGATCTTTCACTGA
- the sucD gene encoding succinate--CoA ligase subunit alpha, translated as MAVLVDRQTRVLTQGITGATGQFHTRACKEYGTRMVAGVTPGKGGTVFEGIPIFNTVSQAVAETAVDATVIYVPPAFAADAIMEAADADIPLIVCITEGVPVRDMVRVKRFLSGRRSRLLGPNCPGLITPGECKIGIMPGHIHRPGPIGVVSRSGTLTYEAVDQLTRLGLGQSTCVGIGGDPVHGFDFVDILDMFNRDPATQAVVMIGEIGGSAEEEAAAWIAAHMKKPVVGFIAGQTAPPGKRMGHAGAIITGGKGTAKEKIEAMTRAGIRVAPSPALIGTTVQEVLQEL; from the coding sequence ATGGCGGTTCTGGTCGACAGGCAGACGCGGGTCTTGACCCAGGGGATCACGGGCGCGACCGGGCAGTTTCACACGCGGGCCTGCAAGGAGTACGGCACGCGGATGGTTGCGGGGGTGACTCCGGGCAAGGGAGGAACCGTGTTCGAAGGGATCCCGATCTTCAACACGGTTTCGCAGGCGGTCGCGGAAACGGCGGTGGACGCCACCGTCATCTACGTACCCCCGGCCTTCGCGGCCGACGCGATCATGGAAGCGGCGGATGCGGACATCCCGCTGATCGTCTGTATTACCGAGGGAGTCCCGGTCCGAGACATGGTACGGGTCAAGAGGTTTCTCAGCGGAAGGAGGTCGCGGCTGCTGGGTCCCAACTGTCCCGGCCTCATCACGCCGGGGGAATGCAAGATCGGGATCATGCCCGGGCACATTCACCGGCCTGGGCCGATCGGCGTGGTTTCCCGCAGCGGGACGTTGACCTACGAAGCCGTGGACCAGTTGACGCGGCTCGGGCTCGGGCAATCGACCTGCGTCGGCATCGGCGGGGACCCGGTGCACGGGTTCGATTTTGTCGATATTCTGGATATGTTCAACCGTGATCCTGCGACCCAGGCGGTCGTCATGATCGGAGAGATCGGCGGGAGCGCGGAGGAAGAAGCCGCTGCCTGGATCGCCGCCCACATGAAGAAGCCGGTGGTGGGCTTCATCGCCGGCCAGACCGCGCCCCCGGGAAAGAGGATGGGCCATGCCGGCGCGATCATTACCGGCGGCAAGGGAACGGCGAAAGAGAAAATCGAAGCCATGACCCGGGCGGGCATTCGGGTCGCTCCGTCGCCGGCTCTCATCGGAACGACCGTGCAGGAGGTATTGCAGGAGCTATGA
- the sucC gene encoding ADP-forming succinate--CoA ligase subunit beta — MNIHEYQAKELLKRYGVPVPSGKVAATPREAGEAAAALGGRCVIKAQIHAGGRGKAGGVKLASTPQEAEAKAGEILGKTLVTHQTGSQGRRVRLVLVEQGLEIEREFYLGMVVDRASARVAAIFSPEGGVEIEEVAARRPEKILKELVDPAVGLQPFQCRRLAYAADVGPQHVGALTAIMLSLYRAFDECDCAIAEINPLVLTRQGRWLALDAKLNFDANALYRHPEIAALRDVEEEDPREVEAGKHDLSYISLDGNIGCMVNGAGLAMATMDIIKFYGGAPANFLDVGGSATKERVAEAFRIILSDARVRGVLINIFGGIMRCDVLAQGVVEAARSLGVGVPLVVRMQGTNVEAGRRILAESGLAIIPAETMAEAAEKIVAAVKR; from the coding sequence ATGAACATCCACGAGTACCAGGCCAAGGAACTGCTCAAGCGGTACGGGGTCCCCGTGCCTTCGGGCAAAGTGGCCGCGACCCCTCGGGAGGCCGGGGAGGCGGCGGCCGCGCTCGGCGGCCGTTGCGTCATCAAAGCCCAGATTCACGCGGGCGGCCGCGGCAAGGCCGGCGGAGTGAAGCTCGCGAGCACGCCGCAAGAAGCGGAGGCGAAGGCCGGGGAGATCCTCGGAAAAACGCTGGTGACGCACCAGACCGGATCTCAAGGGCGGCGGGTCAGGCTCGTGCTCGTAGAGCAAGGCCTGGAGATCGAGCGCGAGTTTTACCTGGGCATGGTTGTCGACCGCGCCTCTGCGCGGGTGGCCGCGATTTTCTCGCCGGAGGGCGGGGTCGAGATCGAAGAAGTCGCCGCGCGCCGTCCGGAAAAGATCCTCAAGGAGCTGGTCGACCCGGCCGTGGGGCTGCAGCCGTTTCAGTGCCGGCGGCTGGCTTACGCCGCGGATGTCGGGCCGCAGCATGTCGGCGCGCTCACGGCCATCATGTTGTCGCTCTACCGGGCGTTCGACGAATGCGACTGCGCGATCGCCGAGATCAACCCGCTGGTGCTCACGCGCCAGGGGCGGTGGCTGGCGCTCGACGCCAAGCTCAATTTCGACGCCAACGCGCTCTACCGCCATCCGGAGATCGCCGCCCTGCGCGACGTCGAGGAGGAGGATCCGCGCGAGGTGGAGGCCGGCAAGCACGATCTTTCGTACATCTCCCTCGACGGCAACATCGGGTGCATGGTGAACGGGGCCGGCCTGGCGATGGCGACGATGGACATCATCAAGTTCTACGGGGGCGCGCCGGCGAATTTTCTCGACGTCGGCGGCAGCGCGACCAAAGAGCGGGTGGCCGAAGCGTTCAGGATCATTCTCTCGGACGCGCGGGTCCGCGGTGTCCTCATCAACATCTTCGGCGGGATCATGCGTTGCGACGTGCTGGCTCAAGGCGTGGTCGAGGCGGCCCGCTCGCTGGGCGTCGGAGTGCCCCTGGTCGTGCGCATGCAGGGCACGAACGTGGAGGCCGGGCGGCGGATTCTGGCGGAGTCGGGGCTGGCGATCATCCCTGCGGAGACCATGGCGGAGGCGGCGGAAAAGATCGTCGCCGCGGTAAAGCGCTAG
- the mdh gene encoding malate dehydrogenase, which produces MARKKIALIGAGNIGGTMAHLCLLKELGDVVLFDVIEGLPQGKALDLSHAGPIEGFDGDVIGTNRYEDIAGADVCIVTAGVARKPGMSRDDLVGTNAKIMSTVAEAIRKYAPDSFVIVITNPLDAMVTLTKRVTGFPKNRVVGQSGILDSSRYRSFIARELNVSVNSVTAMVLGGHGDDMVPVRSTCFVGGVPVDKLIPANRLAEIETRVRNAGGEVVALLKTGSAYYSPASAAVRMAEAYLRDKKEILPCAAYLEGEYGVRGYYFGVPVLIGAGGVEKVIEIELNDTDRKAFNESLNHVRELVQAMDRILGAA; this is translated from the coding sequence ATGGCACGGAAGAAGATTGCGTTGATCGGCGCGGGAAATATCGGCGGCACCATGGCCCACCTGTGCCTGTTGAAAGAGCTGGGAGACGTGGTGCTCTTCGACGTGATCGAGGGATTGCCCCAGGGAAAGGCGTTGGATCTCTCTCATGCGGGGCCAATCGAGGGTTTCGACGGTGACGTGATCGGGACCAACCGTTACGAGGACATCGCCGGCGCGGACGTCTGTATCGTGACCGCCGGGGTGGCGCGCAAGCCGGGCATGAGCCGCGACGATCTCGTCGGGACCAACGCCAAAATCATGAGCACGGTGGCGGAAGCGATCCGGAAGTACGCCCCGGATTCCTTCGTGATCGTCATCACCAATCCGCTCGATGCGATGGTCACTCTCACCAAGCGCGTCACCGGCTTCCCCAAGAACCGGGTCGTGGGGCAGTCGGGGATCCTCGACTCTTCGCGCTATCGCTCCTTTATCGCGCGGGAGCTGAACGTCTCGGTGAACAGCGTAACCGCCATGGTGCTGGGCGGCCACGGGGACGACATGGTTCCGGTGCGCAGCACCTGCTTCGTCGGCGGCGTGCCCGTCGATAAGCTGATTCCGGCGAACAGACTGGCCGAGATCGAGACTCGGGTCCGCAACGCCGGGGGGGAGGTTGTGGCGCTGTTGAAGACCGGATCGGCGTATTACTCGCCGGCGTCGGCCGCGGTCCGCATGGCGGAAGCTTACCTGCGCGACAAGAAGGAGATTCTCCCGTGCGCGGCATACCTCGAGGGCGAGTATGGGGTGAGGGGGTACTATTTCGGCGTTCCCGTTCTCATCGGTGCGGGAGGGGTGGAAAAGGTCATCGAGATCGAGCTCAACGACACCGACAGGAAAGCCTTCAACGAATCCCTGAATCACGTCCGGGAGCTGGTTCAGGCGATGGATCGCATCCTCGGAGCGGCGTAG
- the icd gene encoding NADP-dependent isocitrate dehydrogenase translates to MAAYKLVKVPTDGAKITMSAGKLQVPDQPVIPFIEGDGTGRDIWRASVRVFDAAIEKAYRGKRKIRWMEVYAGEKSFKLFNTWLPDETVEAFSEFLVGIKGPLTTPVGGGMRSLNVALRKLLDLYVCQRPVRYFNGVPSPLRHPEYVDMVVFRENTEDIYTGIEFVHGTEENRRFKAFLKEQFPQEYAKIRFPDTAGIALKPVSVEGTERLMRAAIRWSLANRRRSVNIVHKGNIMKYTEGAFMEWGYALAKREFRNEIVTERETWILGNKEQTPDLSVEANAKLIDPGFDMMAPAQQAAIKREVEEALKLWPTHGDGKWRSKLLIKDSIADVTLQFVLIRPKDYDVIATLNLNGDYLSDALAAQVGGIGIAPGANINYDTGHAVFEATHGTAPKYADLDKVNPGSVILSGEMMLRYMGWTEAADLIIKGLEGAIAQKTVTYDFERLMSGAKLVSCSGFGDAIIANM, encoded by the coding sequence ATGGCTGCATACAAGCTGGTGAAGGTACCGACCGATGGCGCCAAGATCACGATGTCCGCGGGCAAGCTCCAAGTCCCGGATCAGCCGGTCATACCGTTCATCGAGGGAGACGGCACCGGCCGCGACATCTGGCGGGCGTCCGTGCGGGTGTTCGACGCGGCGATCGAAAAGGCCTACCGCGGCAAGCGAAAGATCCGGTGGATGGAGGTTTACGCGGGCGAGAAATCGTTCAAGCTGTTCAATACCTGGCTTCCGGACGAGACGGTGGAGGCCTTTTCCGAGTTTCTCGTCGGTATCAAGGGCCCGCTCACCACGCCGGTCGGCGGCGGCATGCGCTCCCTGAACGTCGCGCTGCGAAAGCTGCTCGACCTCTACGTCTGCCAACGGCCCGTGCGTTACTTCAACGGGGTTCCCTCCCCCCTGCGGCATCCCGAGTACGTGGATATGGTGGTCTTCCGCGAGAACACGGAGGACATCTACACCGGGATCGAGTTCGTGCACGGCACCGAGGAGAACCGAAGGTTCAAGGCCTTCCTCAAGGAGCAGTTCCCCCAGGAATACGCCAAGATCCGCTTCCCGGACACGGCGGGGATCGCGCTGAAGCCCGTTTCCGTGGAGGGGACCGAGCGGCTGATGCGGGCGGCGATCCGGTGGTCGCTCGCCAACCGGCGCCGAAGCGTGAACATCGTGCACAAGGGCAACATCATGAAGTATACGGAAGGCGCGTTCATGGAGTGGGGGTACGCGCTGGCCAAGCGCGAGTTCCGCAACGAGATCGTCACGGAGCGCGAGACGTGGATCCTGGGCAACAAGGAGCAGACGCCGGATCTCAGCGTCGAAGCCAACGCCAAGCTGATCGATCCTGGGTTCGACATGATGGCGCCGGCGCAGCAGGCGGCGATCAAGCGCGAGGTCGAAGAGGCGTTGAAGCTGTGGCCCACTCACGGCGACGGGAAGTGGAGGTCCAAGCTGTTGATCAAGGATTCGATCGCCGACGTCACGCTGCAGTTCGTTCTGATCCGGCCGAAGGACTACGACGTGATCGCGACGTTGAACTTGAACGGCGACTACCTCTCGGACGCCCTCGCGGCGCAGGTCGGCGGCATCGGGATTGCGCCGGGCGCGAACATCAACTACGACACGGGCCACGCGGTCTTCGAAGCGACCCACGGCACCGCTCCCAAGTACGCCGATCTCGACAAGGTCAACCCTGGGTCCGTGATCCTCTCCGGCGAGATGATGCTGCGTTACATGGGGTGGACCGAAGCCGCCGATCTCATCATCAAAGGGCTCGAGGGCGCGATCGCGCAAAAGACCGTGACCTACGACTTCGAGCGGTTGATGAGCGGGGCGAAGCTGGTGAGCTGCTCGGGATTCGGCGACGCGATCATCGCCAATATGTGA
- the ccmA gene encoding heme ABC exporter ATP-binding protein CcmA: MRVSVHQLGKAFGLRWALKGVDLELAPGDFVALLGANGAGKTTMLKLLAGLLRPSAGTIAVDGTELFALAPEDRPVIGFLSPGDHLYSHLTVRENLEFFAALYRRDRSAAAIAAALDAVGLTPRADEYVAALSSGMKCRLALAKWLLLDPGLLLLDEPYGVLDADGARVLESFLRARCRAGHIVMVASHHVPRVLELCTRAVILDGGRVIFDEPRREPWDSLRRVFSEFLPGGER; encoded by the coding sequence GTGCGTGTATCCGTTCATCAACTCGGCAAGGCATTCGGCCTGCGGTGGGCGTTGAAAGGTGTCGATCTCGAGCTGGCCCCCGGCGACTTCGTCGCGCTGCTCGGAGCGAACGGAGCGGGAAAGACCACGATGCTCAAGCTCCTGGCCGGCTTGCTCCGGCCGTCGGCCGGGACCATCGCCGTCGATGGAACCGAGCTCTTCGCGCTGGCGCCGGAGGACCGGCCGGTGATCGGGTTTCTCTCTCCGGGCGATCACCTCTACAGCCATCTCACCGTCAGGGAGAACCTCGAATTTTTCGCCGCGCTCTACCGCAGGGACCGCAGCGCGGCGGCGATCGCCGCCGCGCTGGACGCTGTCGGGTTGACGCCCCGCGCGGACGAGTACGTCGCCGCGCTGTCCAGCGGCATGAAGTGCCGCCTCGCCCTGGCCAAGTGGCTGCTCCTGGACCCGGGGCTGCTCCTCCTCGACGAGCCCTACGGGGTGCTCGACGCCGACGGCGCCCGCGTCCTGGAATCTTTCCTCCGGGCTCGCTGCCGCGCCGGACATATCGTAATGGTCGCCTCGCATCACGTCCCCCGGGTCCTGGAACTGTGCACCCGGGCGGTGATTCTCGACGGCGGGCGGGTGATTTTCGACGAGCCCCGCCGCGAGCCGTGGGACAGTCTTCGGCGGGTCTTTTCCGAGTTCCTTCCGGGCGGCGAACGATGA
- a CDS encoding heme exporter protein CcmB, giving the protein MTFLRHTYWLLRKDLLLELRRKESLLTMFFFGALLLFVFHFSFELAPDRVVQMTPALLWLAFMFTGTLGLAQLFQPERDAGCLEALLLSPMDRGAFYFAKVCFTLILMVLVEIVVIPLFWILFNLESWTPVPLLFLVTLLGTVGFCVLGTLFAAVTLRARAKELLLPLVLFPLMIPVILATIRCMEDVLRTGELGDGAPWLRLLLGFDVIFLTAGILIFDRVLES; this is encoded by the coding sequence ATGACGTTCCTGCGGCACACCTACTGGCTCCTGCGCAAGGACCTGCTCCTGGAGCTCCGGCGCAAGGAAAGCCTGCTGACGATGTTTTTCTTCGGCGCGCTGCTGCTGTTCGTTTTCCATTTTTCCTTCGAGCTGGCGCCCGACCGGGTCGTGCAGATGACGCCGGCGTTGCTCTGGCTCGCCTTCATGTTCACCGGCACGCTCGGCCTTGCACAGCTGTTCCAGCCCGAGCGCGATGCCGGGTGTCTCGAGGCGCTGCTGCTCTCGCCCATGGATCGGGGCGCGTTCTATTTCGCGAAAGTCTGCTTCACGCTGATTCTCATGGTCCTGGTGGAGATCGTCGTCATTCCGCTCTTCTGGATCCTGTTCAACCTCGAGTCGTGGACCCCGGTTCCGCTCCTGTTCCTCGTCACGCTCCTGGGCACGGTCGGCTTCTGCGTGCTGGGAACCCTGTTCGCCGCCGTGACGCTCCGCGCGCGCGCCAAGGAATTGCTGCTGCCGCTGGTGCTTTTCCCGTTGATGATTCCCGTGATCCTGGCGACCATCCGCTGTATGGAGGACGTGCTCCGCACCGGAGAGCTCGGTGACGGCGCTCCCTGGTTGCGTCTGCTGCTCGGATTTGATGTGATATTTCTGACCGCGGGAATTCTGATCTTCGATCGGGTTCTCGAATCCTGA
- the ccsA gene encoding cytochrome c biogenesis protein CcsA, whose product MKPKKRKGYLGALAAAAIALGLYWGLVQAPPDALQGNVQRIMYLHIPSILTAYLSFFLVFVGSCLYLWKREKRDDILAYSAAEIGVLFTALTIVEGSIWGRPTWGVWWTWDARLTLTAILLLIFVGYLMLRTLLEDEQKAATAAAVLGIIGFLDIPLIHMSVYWWRTLHQPPSILRPDKAPWENVHPAMLTALAINFAAFLLLYFYLLSLRIRVGEMQEEIKARRLRGGA is encoded by the coding sequence GTGAAGCCGAAGAAAAGGAAGGGTTATCTGGGAGCGCTTGCCGCCGCGGCGATCGCGCTCGGGCTGTACTGGGGCCTGGTCCAGGCGCCGCCGGACGCCCTGCAGGGCAACGTTCAGCGGATCATGTACCTGCACATCCCGAGCATCCTTACCGCCTACCTCTCGTTCTTTCTGGTGTTCGTCGGGAGCTGCCTGTATTTATGGAAAAGGGAAAAGCGGGATGATATCCTCGCTTATTCCGCGGCGGAAATCGGGGTGCTCTTCACCGCTCTTACGATCGTCGAAGGCTCGATCTGGGGCCGTCCCACCTGGGGGGTGTGGTGGACGTGGGACGCCAGACTCACGCTCACGGCGATTTTGCTCCTGATCTTCGTGGGCTATCTGATGCTGCGAACGCTCCTCGAGGACGAACAAAAGGCCGCCACGGCGGCAGCGGTGCTGGGAATCATCGGGTTTCTCGACATTCCCCTGATCCACATGTCGGTTTACTGGTGGCGCACCCTCCATCAGCCGCCTTCGATCCTGCGGCCCGACAAGGCCCCCTGGGAGAACGTTCACCCGGCGATGCTGACCGCACTGGCGATCAACTTCGCCGCTTTCCTGCTGCTCTACTTCTATCTCCTGTCGCTGCGGATTCGCGTCGGCGAAATGCAGGAGGAGATCAAGGCGCGGCGGCTGCGCGGAGGCGCTTGA
- a CDS encoding cytochrome c maturation protein CcmE yields MRKNRRFLIGGLIILAALSYMIYGGMQEALVYFVTPSELKAQQPSPTDKFLRMGGLVVKGSLQKDLQNLTYRFEITDGATSVPVFFRGVPPDLFGDGKGAVVEGRLGSDGVFHASAIMAKHAEEYSPHPDGQDSYPRSFVPAREPLIK; encoded by the coding sequence ATGCGAAAGAATAGACGATTTCTGATCGGCGGCCTGATCATTCTTGCGGCGCTCTCCTACATGATCTACGGCGGCATGCAGGAGGCGCTGGTCTATTTCGTCACGCCGTCGGAGCTGAAGGCGCAGCAGCCGAGCCCCACCGACAAATTTCTCCGCATGGGCGGACTGGTTGTCAAGGGATCGCTCCAGAAAGACCTTCAAAATCTCACCTACCGCTTCGAGATCACCGACGGCGCGACCTCGGTTCCGGTCTTTTTTCGCGGCGTTCCGCCGGATCTCTTCGGCGACGGCAAGGGAGCCGTCGTCGAGGGCCGCCTCGGCAGCGACGGCGTGTTCCACGCTTCGGCCATCATGGCGAAGCATGCCGAGGAATACAGCCCCCATCCTGACGGACAGGACAGCTATCCCCGGAGCTTCGTTCCCGCCCGAGAGCCCCTAATCAAGTGA